CGTTCACGTACAGGGTGCCGCGCGTGACCCCCGCCTCGCCGAACACGCGCGAGGCATGACGCTCGAAGGCCAGGGCCACCGGCGGGTTGTGGAGCATGGAGGCCAGCACATCGGCCTTGGCGACCATGTGTCCGTCGGGCGCGAAGCCCACCCAGTCGTCGGCCAAGACGCGCGCCATCAGCGCCGGGTCGCGGCGGTGGTAGGCGGCGTTCCAGCTGTCGTCGGCGGCCAGCAGGGCGTCGAGATCAGGGCTGCTCAGTCGGCGGCCTCGGCGCCGGAGCGCGCGAAGGTTTCGAGCTCGTTGTAATAGGCGTCGCGCAGCACCGGCGTGCGCCCGGCGTGCTGAATCATGCGGATCATGCCCGCCTCGCTGAGCTTCATCGGGCTGGTGGCTCCGGCTGCGTGGGCGATGTGCTCCTCCTGAATCGTGCCGTCGATGTCCGACACGCCCCAGTCGAGGCTGACCTGCGTCAGTTCCGAGCCGATCATGACCCAGTAGCCCTTGATGTGCGGGAAATTGTCGAGGTAGATCCTGGCTACCGCGAGGTTCCGCAGGTCATCGAGACCGGTCGTGAAGTCGGTCTTGCCGAGGTTCTGCGCCAGCGTGTTGCCCAGCGGCTGGAAGGCCAGTGGAATGAAGGCGTGGAAGCCTCCGCCGTACCGGGTCATGCTGTCGTCCTGAAGTTGCCGCAGCCGGTCCATGTGGTCGAGGCGTTCCTCGAGCGTCTCGATGTGGCCGTAGAGCATGGTGGCGTTGGTCCGCATTCCGAGGCTGTGGGCCTCGCTGTGAATCTGGAGCCACTTCTCGGCCTTCACCTTGTTCCTGGCGACCTGCTTGCGCACGCGGTCGGCGAAGATCTCGGCGCCGCCGCCCGGCATGGCCGAGAGTCCTGCGTCCTGAAGCTCGCGCAGCACCTCCAGCGTGGGCTTCTTGGAGATGCGGCTCAGGTGCTCGATTTCGGCCGCCGTGAACGCCTTGACCTGAAGGTCGGGGAAGGCCTCGCGCAGCCCGCGCACCATCTCGGGGTAGTACTCCCACTTGTGGTTGGGGTGGTGCCCGCTGCTCATGTGCAGTTCGGTGATGCCCGGCAGGTAGCGTTTGCGGACCTGCGCGGCCACCTCCTCGGGACTGTAGTCCCAGGCGCGCTCTTCCCCCTTATGGGCGGCGAAGGCGCAGAAGGTGCAGCCCACATAGCAGAGGTTGGTGAATTCCAGGCGCATCGAATGCACGAAGTACACCTTGTCGCCGTGCAGCGCTTCCTTACGCATGTTCGCCAGCCGCATCAGGGCGTTGAGGTCGTGGGTGTGGAACAGCTGCATTCCCTCTTCAAAGGTCAGCCGCTCGCCCGCCTCGACCTTATGGACGATGGGCACGAGGCTCTGGTCGCGAAGCCACTTCATGGGCAGAGCATACGCCTGGGGCAGCGGGATATTTGTGGTGCGTGGGCGGAAGAAAAAGAAGCGGGGCCGTGAGCGAACGCTCGCGGCCCCTGCTTCTGCGCGCCCTTGTTTAGCGGGTACGCGGGTCGAGCGCATCGCGCAGGCCGTCACCGAAGAGGTTGAAGGCCAGGCTGAACAGCACGATGAACACGGCGGGGAACACCAGCACGTACCAGTATTCGGGCTTGAGCCACGCGCGCGAAAAGTCCACGAGCTGGCCCCACTCGGAAAAGCCGTTCTCGAAGCCCAGGCCCAGGAAGCTCAGGGCGGCGATGCCCAGAGGAATGGTGGCGAGATCGAGCACCGCGATGGTGAACACGGTGGTCAGGCTGTTGGGGATGATGTGGCGCAGGATCAGCGGCAGGTCGCGCGAGCCGAGGCTACGGGCGGCGTCCACGTATTCGAGCTGGCGCACCTTGAGCACGTCCCCGCGAATCACCTTGGCGTAACTGGCCCAGCCGGCGACACAGTACGCCACGATGATCGGAAAGGTCGGGTCACCGCCGGGATTCTTGGCCCGCAGGATGGTCAGGATGACCACCGTGAGCACCAGCCCCGGCATGGCGAACAGCACGTCAATGAAACGCTGGATGAGGTTGTCCACCCAGCCGCCGTAGTAACCGCTGACGGCGCCGATCAGGATGCCCACCGCGAGCGTGATGCCCACGATGATGAACGACATCTTCAGGGCGGTGCGCGTGCCCCAGATCAGACCGTAGAAGATGTTGTAGCCGTTCACGGTACCGAACGGCGCGAAGGCGCCGGGCACCGAGTTGGGCGGCGCGGGTTCCTGCGCGAAGCTCAGGCGCTCCATGCGGTAACAGCTCTGCGGCGGAGCGAAGATACCGCGCCAGAACGCGCCGCCCAGCGGGTTGTAGATCTGGTTCTGCGTGGTCATGTTCAGGTCACGCAGGCAGTTGCCGGTGGGCTTGGCGATCAGGGGCGCAAAAATCGCAATCAGGAAGAACAGCACCGTGATGAAAAAGCCGGTGACGGCCAGCGGGTTGCGGCGCAGCTTGCGGACGCCCGCGCTGTGCCAGAAGTTCTGCCAGCGGCTGCGTTTGGGGGGCGTGACCGGACCGGACAGGGTCGTCATGCGGCACCTCCTTGGAAAATGACGGCGCGCATCAGTCGAACCTCACGCGGGGGTCGATCACGCCGTACAGGATGTCCACGATCAGGTTCATCACGACCACGATGAGGGCCGAGAGCAGCGTAAAGCCCAGCACGCCCGCGATGTCGAGCTGCAGCGCCGACTGCACGAACCACTGCCCGATACCGGGGTACGCGAAGATGGTCTCGGTAATCACCGAGCCTGCCAGCAGGCCGATGATGAGCGAGCCGCTCAGGGTGACGATGGGCAACAGGGCGTTACGCCGCGCGTGCTTGTTGTTCACGGTGCGGTCGGCGAGGCCCTTGGCGCGGGCCGTGCGCACGTAGTCGCTCGTGAGCACTTCGAGCATGCTGTTGCGCATGACCTTGAGCAGCGTGGCGCTCAGCACGATCACCAGGGTCACGGCCGGCAGGAACATGTGCCTCAGCACGTCCCAGGCGATATCCCAGCGCCCGTTGAGCATGGCGTCCAGAGACAGCAGACCGGTGTAGCGCCGCAGGCTGCCCACCGAGAACTGATTGAGGATGTCGAGTTGCCCCGCGCCCGGCAACCAGCCCAGGTAGGCGTAGAACACCGCGAGCAGCAAGATCCCGAGCACGAAGGTCGGCAGGCTGTACCCCAGCACCACCAGCACACGCACGAACTGGTCGATGAACTTGTCCTTGTGTAGAGCACTGACGGTGCCCAGCCACACGGCCAGCAGGATAATGGGGATCACCGTGACCAGACTCAGTTCGAGGGTGTTGGGCAGGCGTTCGGCGATGGTGGCCGTCACTTCCTTACCGCTGGCCTTGGAAAAGCCCAGGTCGCCCCGGATGGTACTGCCGAACCAGTTGGCGTACTGCACCGGGAAAGGATCGCGCAGACCGCGTTCGTTGATGATCTGTTCCAGACGCGCGGCCTGCTGATCGCTGCGGATGTACGGCGCAGCGCGCTGTTCCGGCGTCAGCAGCTGGGTCAGGCCGATCACCAGCACGGACAGGACGAGCATCACCAGGGGGGCCTGGATCAGTCGTCTCACAATGAAATTGAGCATACGTGCCTCAGCATAAGATACGCGCCGCGCCAGGTTTCCGGGATGTCCCGCTCAGCCGACACGCGGAAGAACCGGACAAGCCCCTGGAGAACCTCCCGCAACGCGGAAGCGGGGGGGCAGCCACCGGGGCCACCCCGCCCGCTCTGGCGGGACTTGAAAACTGTTCGGGCAGCGGCAGAGCGTCGTGCCTGCTCCGTCCGGACACACCGGGCCCGCAGGCCCGTGCGCCGTTACCCGGTCTTGCTTACTTCTTGACCAGGCCCTTCCATTCCAGCGAGGTCATGGGGTTATAGGTCGCCTTGGTGCGGCCTTCGCCCGTGATCCGGCTGCTCTGGAAGATGTACGCGACCGGTGCGGGCACCAGGATGTACGGGGCCTGCTCGTAGGCGCGGTTGCCGATCAGGCTGTACAGGCGGTTGCGCTGGGCCGTGTTGACGGTGGCGCGGGCCTGGGCGTTCCACTTGTCGATCTGCGCGTCCTTGAAGTTGCTGCGGGGGCTGTAGAAGCCGTCCGAGGCATAGAAGGTCGTGATGAAGTTGTCCGCGTCGGCGTAGTCGGGCGACCAGCCGATCAGGATCATGGCTTCCTCACCCTTCTTGGACGAGGCGAGCATTTCGCTCCACTGCTTGCCCTGGATGTTGAC
Above is a genomic segment from Deinococcus sp. Leaf326 containing:
- a CDS encoding ABC transporter permease, with protein sequence MLNFIVRRLIQAPLVMLVLSVLVIGLTQLLTPEQRAAPYIRSDQQAARLEQIINERGLRDPFPVQYANWFGSTIRGDLGFSKASGKEVTATIAERLPNTLELSLVTVIPIILLAVWLGTVSALHKDKFIDQFVRVLVVLGYSLPTFVLGILLLAVFYAYLGWLPGAGQLDILNQFSVGSLRRYTGLLSLDAMLNGRWDIAWDVLRHMFLPAVTLVIVLSATLLKVMRNSMLEVLTSDYVRTARAKGLADRTVNNKHARRNALLPIVTLSGSLIIGLLAGSVITETIFAYPGIGQWFVQSALQLDIAGVLGFTLLSALIVVVMNLIVDILYGVIDPRVRFD
- a CDS encoding nuclear transport factor 2 family protein encodes the protein MSSPDLDALLAADDSWNAAYHRRDPALMARVLADDWVGFAPDGHMVAKADVLASMLHNPPVALAFERHASRVFGEAGVTRGTLYVNGERFQSFTRLYARRGGAWQGVAVQVVAVPETA
- the mqnE gene encoding aminofutalosine synthase MqnE, which gives rise to MKWLRDQSLVPIVHKVEAGERLTFEEGMQLFHTHDLNALMRLANMRKEALHGDKVYFVHSMRLEFTNLCYVGCTFCAFAAHKGEERAWDYSPEEVAAQVRKRYLPGITELHMSSGHHPNHKWEYYPEMVRGLREAFPDLQVKAFTAAEIEHLSRISKKPTLEVLRELQDAGLSAMPGGGAEIFADRVRKQVARNKVKAEKWLQIHSEAHSLGMRTNATMLYGHIETLEERLDHMDRLRQLQDDSMTRYGGGFHAFIPLAFQPLGNTLAQNLGKTDFTTGLDDLRNLAVARIYLDNFPHIKGYWVMIGSELTQVSLDWGVSDIDGTIQEEHIAHAAGATSPMKLSEAGMIRMIQHAGRTPVLRDAYYNELETFARSGAEAAD
- a CDS encoding ABC transporter permease, which codes for MTTLSGPVTPPKRSRWQNFWHSAGVRKLRRNPLAVTGFFITVLFFLIAIFAPLIAKPTGNCLRDLNMTTQNQIYNPLGGAFWRGIFAPPQSCYRMERLSFAQEPAPPNSVPGAFAPFGTVNGYNIFYGLIWGTRTALKMSFIIVGITLAVGILIGAVSGYYGGWVDNLIQRFIDVLFAMPGLVLTVVILTILRAKNPGGDPTFPIIVAYCVAGWASYAKVIRGDVLKVRQLEYVDAARSLGSRDLPLILRHIIPNSLTTVFTIAVLDLATIPLGIAALSFLGLGFENGFSEWGQLVDFSRAWLKPEYWYVLVFPAVFIVLFSLAFNLFGDGLRDALDPRTR